From Diaminobutyricibacter sp. McL0608, one genomic window encodes:
- a CDS encoding TetR/AcrR family transcriptional regulator, translating to MSERAPRADAVRNRTRILDEARTAFEREGVDVPLDSIAAAAGVGAGTVHRHFPTKDALVSAVIETRLTEMADRVRVASGASDPGSEFFVLLVELVESAGGNLALTEALAGERPGPAVATAGARLSSELQVLLTRAQDVRAVRGDIDVPSLHALLSGAIHMRRLPGVKPELVLDVIERGLAPGPGTDAEGE from the coding sequence ATGAGCGAGCGAGCACCACGCGCAGACGCCGTCCGCAACCGAACGCGTATCCTCGACGAGGCACGCACGGCGTTCGAACGCGAAGGGGTGGATGTTCCACTCGACTCGATCGCTGCGGCCGCCGGCGTGGGCGCGGGCACCGTTCACCGCCATTTCCCCACGAAGGACGCACTGGTGTCGGCTGTCATCGAGACGCGCCTCACCGAGATGGCCGACCGGGTGAGGGTCGCGTCCGGCGCTTCAGACCCGGGCAGCGAGTTCTTTGTCCTGCTCGTTGAACTCGTCGAATCGGCGGGCGGCAACCTGGCGCTCACCGAGGCTCTCGCAGGAGAGCGACCCGGCCCTGCGGTGGCGACGGCGGGTGCGCGGCTTTCGTCCGAACTTCAGGTACTTCTCACCCGGGCGCAGGATGTGCGCGCGGTCCGCGGCGACATCGACGTGCCTTCGCTCCATGCACTGCTCTCCGGCGCCATCCACATGCGGCGTCTCCCGGGAGTGAAGCCGGAACTCGTCCTCGATGTCATCGAGCGCGGCCTCGCGCCCGGGCCGGGGACCGATGCGGAGGGGGAATGA
- a CDS encoding nuclear transport factor 2 family protein: MTDVFDKLLEATNAHDLDAMIALFDADYRSVQPAHPARAFVGAAQVRANWEAMFAGIPDFHNEVTRTVRDGDTIWCEWAWRGTRTDGQPFEARGVALFRVRNDLIVEGTLYMEDVETEAIRIEDAVEGLSGRRPRPAQ; this comes from the coding sequence ATGACTGACGTCTTCGACAAGCTCCTCGAGGCGACCAACGCGCATGATCTGGATGCGATGATCGCGCTCTTCGACGCCGACTACCGCAGCGTGCAGCCCGCACACCCGGCGCGAGCGTTCGTGGGAGCCGCCCAGGTCCGGGCCAACTGGGAGGCGATGTTCGCCGGCATCCCGGACTTCCACAACGAGGTCACCCGCACGGTGCGGGACGGCGACACGATCTGGTGCGAATGGGCCTGGCGCGGGACGCGAACCGATGGTCAGCCCTTCGAAGCGCGCGGCGTCGCTCTGTTCCGGGTTCGGAACGACCTGATCGTCGAGGGAACGCTGTACATGGAAGACGTCGAGACGGAAGCGATCAGGATCGAAGACGCGGTCGAGGGCCTCTCGGGCCGCCGACCCCGCCCCGCTCAGTAG
- a CDS encoding Dabb family protein, whose product MESQPPIRHTVVFRLRHAAGSAEESDFIRTASVVLPGIPGVQEFAVSRQVSPKSTAAFQFAMTFASQADYDAYNAHPDHRQFVATRWDYEVDSFQEYDFVGY is encoded by the coding sequence ATGGAGTCACAACCGCCGATCCGTCATACCGTCGTCTTCCGTCTGCGCCACGCGGCAGGATCCGCGGAGGAGTCCGACTTCATCCGCACGGCCTCCGTCGTGCTGCCCGGTATTCCCGGGGTTCAGGAGTTCGCGGTCAGCCGGCAGGTGAGTCCGAAGAGCACGGCCGCGTTCCAGTTCGCGATGACGTTCGCAAGCCAGGCCGACTACGACGCGTACAACGCGCATCCGGACCATCGGCAGTTCGTCGCCACGCGGTGGGACTACGAAGTGGATTCGTTCCAGGAATACGACTTCGTCGGCTACTGA
- the hpaD gene encoding 3,4-dihydroxyphenylacetate 2,3-dioxygenase, with product MTSLTPPDVIRCAYAELIVTDLAKSRAFYVGVLGLVVTYEDADAIYLRAFEEYLHHSLVLRRGPVAALAALAYRVRSQAEVETAFEYYTDLGVRVERREAGATRGIGAAVRIEDPLGFPIEFFYEADHVERLTQRYDLQGAGAIARLDHFNIVTPDVPAAMEYYSGLGFKVSEDIEDDQQTVFAAWMYRKATVHDIALTGGDGPRMHHIAFSTHERSQILHLCDHLGALRESDKIERGPGRHGVSNAFYLYLLDPDGHRIEIYTHDYYTGDPDNPVVKWDVHDNQRRDWWGTPVVPSWYANASTVLDLDGTPREIRERTETKEADVTIGADGFSFTRKDEGFKIGSQV from the coding sequence ATGACTTCACTCACCCCGCCCGACGTCATCCGCTGCGCGTACGCGGAGCTCATCGTGACCGACCTCGCGAAGTCCCGCGCGTTCTATGTCGGCGTGCTCGGCCTCGTCGTGACCTACGAGGATGCCGACGCCATCTACCTGCGCGCGTTCGAGGAGTATCTGCATCACTCGCTCGTGCTCCGCCGCGGTCCTGTGGCCGCGCTCGCGGCGCTCGCCTACCGGGTGCGCTCGCAGGCCGAGGTGGAGACGGCGTTCGAGTACTACACCGACCTCGGCGTGCGGGTGGAGCGGCGCGAGGCCGGGGCGACACGTGGCATCGGGGCGGCGGTGCGCATCGAAGACCCGCTCGGCTTCCCGATCGAATTCTTCTACGAAGCCGACCATGTCGAACGGCTGACCCAGCGCTACGACCTGCAGGGCGCCGGGGCCATCGCGAGACTCGACCACTTCAACATCGTCACGCCTGACGTTCCTGCGGCGATGGAGTACTACAGCGGCCTGGGCTTCAAGGTTTCCGAGGACATCGAAGACGACCAGCAGACCGTCTTCGCCGCCTGGATGTACCGCAAGGCGACCGTGCACGACATCGCCCTGACCGGTGGCGACGGCCCGCGGATGCACCACATCGCGTTCTCGACGCACGAGCGCAGCCAGATCCTGCACCTCTGCGATCACCTCGGAGCCCTGCGCGAATCGGACAAGATCGAGCGCGGGCCGGGCAGGCACGGCGTCTCCAACGCGTTCTACCTCTACCTGCTCGATCCCGACGGCCACCGCATCGAGATCTACACGCACGACTACTACACCGGCGACCCCGACAATCCCGTCGTGAAATGGGACGTGCACGACAACCAGCGCCGCGACTGGTGGGGAACCCCCGTCGTTCCGAGCTGGTACGCCAACGCGTCGACCGTGCTCGACCTCGACGGCACGCCGCGCGAGATCCGTGAGCGCACCGAGACCAAGGAAGCCGATGTCACGATCGGCGCCGACGGATTCTCATTCACCCGCAAAGACGAGGGCTTCAAGATCGGGTCCCAGGTCTAG